The genomic DNA TCGTTACCTCATTAACGGTCATGTTTGGGATAACGACCATCAAGCTGACGCTTATACTCCTAACGTTTTTGGTACTGAGAATAGTGTTGTAAACACTCAACGCGCTTAATAGGTGCATTAATGCAGTCACTTTCGCAGTTATTTTATCTTTATGGTATTGGCTACGAGTATACAAAGTACACAGGTGAGCACGTTGTTTTCGATGAAAATACTCGCGCTTCTGCCTTACGTTGCTGCGGTATTCATACTGACGACATAAATACAATTGAACAGCTAAACTTTACGTTTGATGCAGGTAATTGGCTCAATTTATTGCCGCCGGTAAGCCTTGTTAACGCTGAAAACCGACTATTAAAAGTGCGTATAGATGAGCGCTTACTTGAGCATCATTGTGAGCTATCAATCCCGTCACTCGGAATAACCGCTCACAGAGAAAGCTTTGTAGGTTTAGATGTATTAGGTGACTATGGCTTAAATGGTGTTCGTTATATTGAGGTTGCACTACCTGTGCCGCATATGCCTATTGGTTATCATGATGCGTATATATCTGTGGCAGATCAACACAGTCGCAGTCAACTTTGGATAACCCCTCAAACATGTTATCAAGTTGAAGATAAAAGACGTTTGGGTTTATCTATTCAACTCTACAGTTTAGTGAATCATGCAGGCTTTGGTATTGGTGATTTTGCTGACTTGGCTTCCCTTATTCGTGATGCGGCCAGCCATGGGATGGATTATATTTTACTAAACCCACTACATTTACTTTTTGAACACACCCCAGAGCGGGCAAGCCCATATAGCCCAAACAGCCGTGCTTTGTTGAATCCGCTGTATATAGCGGTGTCTCTATGTGAGGACGCAAAGCACAATACTGAGCTTGAAAAATTAATGGCTGAGCTGCCAATAAACTCAGAACAGTTCATAGATTACACCTTAGTTACTGATTTTAAATATAAAGTGTTCAATTGCTTATACGCATACTTTTGCAATACCGCATCGGACGAACGTAAAGCCCAATTCGACGAGTTTTGTAACGTACATAGCCAAAGCCTAGCAACACTGGATGCCGAAGATAGCCGATACGCAAGTTACTTACAGTGGCTTGCGCACTCTCAGCTAAACTTTTGCCAACAGTTAGCAGCTGATTGCTATATGGATATTGGTTTAATAAACGACTTGGCAGTGGGCTGCGCTGGAGATGGCAGTGAGTTTAAAAGTCAATATGCGTTATTTTCTCATGGTGCTTATGTTGGTGCACCACCGGACCCTTGGGCAGAACAAGGCCAAAACTGGGGGCTACCTGCATTAGACCCACAAAAACTCAGTACAGATCACTTTGCATTTTACCGTTCTTTAATTCGCGCCAATATGGAAGATGTAGGCGGGCTGAGAATTGACCATGTTATGGCTATACGCAGATTATGGTGGTGTTTTGAGAGTCAAGGACAGCAAGATGGTTGTTATGTTTATTACCCATTTGAGCACCTTCTAGCCATTTTAAAAATAGAATCTCATCTTAATCAGTGTGTCGTAATTGGTGAAGATTTAGGGGTTGTCCCTAATGAAGTAAGAGAGGCACTTGCAGCAAGTGCTATTTATTCAAATGGTTTGTTTTATTTTGAAAAAGATCAGGATGGGGAGTTCCTATCGGCTGAACATTTTTCGCAGCATAGTTTATTAATGATTGCTAATCATGATGTCCCGCCATTTTCTGGTTGGTGGACTGGTTATGATATCACTGTAAAACAGCAATATGGATTGATAGATGAGGCCGAGAGCTATGAACTCATTGCTGCGCGAGACATTGAAAAGCAAAGGATGTTGCATTTTATTAATCGTCAAAGTGCTAAGGAGTTAAGCCCTGATGCACAGGCACAAGAAGTGTATGAAGCATTAGCGACATGTCTTGCTAAGGCTCCTGCACAGTTATTTACCATTCAAATAGATGATTTAGACGAGCAAGTATTGCCCGTAAACATTCCTGGCACTGATCAAGAATACCCAAATTGGCGGCGTTTATTGTCACGTCCGACAAAGCATATTATCGATTCTAAAGCATCATTGTTAGCCAATTTAATCTCCATAAGGAAGCAATAAATGCAAAGTCGTGTCCGCCAAGAGCACATTGAACAACCACTGATTTATCAGGCACAGATCACGGCTTTAACTGCGGGCTGCTTTAAAGATCCATTCAGCTTTTTAGGGCCACATAAAGTGAATAGTGAAAGTTATGAGGTACGTTGCTTTTTACCAGGAGCAAAAACAGTATCCGTTGTGCTCGACTCACTTACAGTGCCTGCACACAGGCAAGGGCAAAGTGATTTGTTTGTTGCGACAATCCAAACAGAGTCTGCTCCTGAGTACAAACTTGACGTCAACTATGAGCAAGGGGGCGAGCAAAAGTACGATGAATATAGCTTTGTCAGTACACTCGACGAGCAGGCAATGTATTTATTCAATGAGGGCAGCCTTGAGCATGCTTATAAACACTTTGGTGCTCATTTTACAGATCAGCAGGGTGTACAAGGGGTCCGTTTTGTCGTGTGGGCACCTAACGCCGCGAGTGTCTCAGTCATTGGGGATTTTAATTATTGGCAACGCAGTCGCCACTTTATGCGGTTTCATCCTGCAAGTGGTGTGTGGGAGTTATTTATTCCTGCACTTAAAGTAGACCAATGTTACAAGTTTGCGATTACCACTCTTAGTGGTGAAGTACTTGAAAAAGCGGACCCATTTGCATTCAAAATGCAACAGGCACCTGGCACTGCTTCTGTTTTACAGTGTATCAAGGCAGAGGTGCACCTTGACAAGCACGCACTGGCTAATCGTGCCAAGCGCAATAGTATTGATGCGCCAATAAGTATATATGAAGTGCATGTAGGTTCTTGGCAGCGTCAAAATAATAATCGATATCTAACATGGCGAGAGCTCGCCGATTGTCTGATCCCTTACTCCAAAGAGCTTGGTTTTTCCCACTTACAGTTAATGCCAATTAGTGAATACCCATTTGATGGTTCATGGGGTTATCAACCGGTAGGTTTATTTGCGCCAACAAGCCGTTATGGGAGCTTTGAAGATTTTGTTTATTTTGTTAATCAATGTCATCAAGCAAACTTAGGAATTATATTAGATTGGGTGCCTGGGCATTTTCCAAGTGACCCGCATGGTTTGCATTGTTTTGATGGCACTCACCTTTATGAGCATGCAGATAGTCGTCAAGGGTTTCACCCAGATTGGAATACCTATATCTACAACTATGATCGGGCTGAAGTGCGCAGTTTTTTGATTGCGAATGCGATGTATTGGCTGCATGAATTTGGTATTGATGGCCTGCGTGTTGATGCTGTGGCGTCAATGCTTTACTTAGATTACAGCCGTGAAGAAGGACAGTGGGTTGCTAATCAATATGGCGGCCGTGAAAATCTCGGGGCCATTGAGTGTTTAAAACAAGTGAATATGCGCTGCTACGCAAATAATCCTGGCATCATGATGGTGGCAGAAGAATCAACAGCATGGCCTGGTGTTACACGCCAAGTTGATCATGATGGCTTAGGATTTGGCTACAAATGGAATATGGGCTGGATGAATGACAGTCTGCACTACATGCAGCGAGACCCACTATACCGTGCGCATCACCACCACGAAATGACTTTCTCAATGGTTTATGCCTATAGTGAAAATTATATTTTGCCACTCAGTCACGATGAGGTTGTACATGGCAAAAGGTCGCTTATTGAAAAAATGCCCGGCGATGACTGGCAAAAGTTCGCTAATTTAAGAGCCTATTATGCTTTTATGTGGGCTCACCCAGGCAAAAAGCTCCTTTTCATGGGGGCTGAAATAGCGCAACGTAACGAGTGGAATCACGACCAATCATTAGATTGGCACTTACTTGAACATATTAGTCACCGTGGTGTGCAGCAAACCATTAAAGAGTTAAATGAGCTCTATCGCAACACCCCCGCACTGTACGAACAAGACACCAGTCCTGCTGGATTTGCTTGGCTCGATAGCAACAATGCAAAGCAAAGTATTTTTAGTTTCATTCGCTATGCAAAACAAGCCGATGATTTTGTAATCGTGATCAGCAATTTTACCCCGCAGGTCTATCATGACTTCATCGTTGGCGTACCAAAAGCGGGTGATTATCAGGTTATTTTTAACACCGATAAGCAAGATTACTTTGGCTCAGGTGTAGAGGTGACAGGCGAGGTAAATCAAACAATAAGTACGCAAATGACGCTAAGTCATGGTTTTAAACAAAGTTTGAGTATTTCTTTACCTGGCCTTGCCACAATTTACCTTAAAAAGGTGAATCATGAGTCATAGTGTGCGATTGGAAGTCGGCTCTACGCAGCCTTTGGGGTCAGCCGTTGTTGAAGAAGGTGTAAACTTTGCCGTGTACGCGCCACAGGCAAAGCATATGTCACTGTGCCTGTTTGATAGTAGTGGTCACTCGGAAGTATTAACGCTACCGATGAATATGAACGAAGGGGGTGTGTGGACACTTTTGGTAAGCCCATTAAAAAAAGGGGCGTTGTATGGCTTTCGTGCCGATGGTGAATATGCACCTGATAAAGGACTGTTTTTTAATAAACACAAACTCCTGTTAGATCCATATGCGCAGGACTTTTACGGTGAATTTACTTGGAGTGAACGCCACTATGGGCAAATGCCGGTAGGCACCTTAAGTGAAGTGAATAATGCCATTGATATGCCAAAATCGCGTGTCGGAGAAGTTACGCCATATTCGGGTAAAAGGCCAAATCACAGCTGGGGCAAAACCGTGATTTATGAGTGTCATGTTAAAGGGGCAACATGCAGACACCCAGACATTCCCAAATCATTACAGGGAAAGTTTTTAGGGTTGAGCCATCCTCGTTTCATTGAGCATTTACGTACGTTGGGCGTAACTTGCTTGGAGTTATTGCCTGTACAAGCCTTTATTAGTGAACAGTTTCTTACTGCCAAAGGGTTACAAAATTATTGGGGTTATAACACCTTAAACTTTTTTACTCCCCACAAAGATTACTTGGTTAAAGATGATGTCAGTGAATTTCAAGATATGGTGGCAGCCCTTCATAAAGCAGACATTGAAGTTATTTTAGATGTTGTTTACAACCACACTGCCGAGGCTGGCACGGATGGACCTTTATTATCACTGCGAGGCTTAGATAATCTAGGCTATTACCGAACAGTGGCTGATAAACCATCACATTATATTAATGATACGGGGTGTGG from Pseudoalteromonas sp. N1230-9 includes the following:
- the malQ gene encoding 4-alpha-glucanotransferase; protein product: MQSLSQLFYLYGIGYEYTKYTGEHVVFDENTRASALRCCGIHTDDINTIEQLNFTFDAGNWLNLLPPVSLVNAENRLLKVRIDERLLEHHCELSIPSLGITAHRESFVGLDVLGDYGLNGVRYIEVALPVPHMPIGYHDAYISVADQHSRSQLWITPQTCYQVEDKRRLGLSIQLYSLVNHAGFGIGDFADLASLIRDAASHGMDYILLNPLHLLFEHTPERASPYSPNSRALLNPLYIAVSLCEDAKHNTELEKLMAELPINSEQFIDYTLVTDFKYKVFNCLYAYFCNTASDERKAQFDEFCNVHSQSLATLDAEDSRYASYLQWLAHSQLNFCQQLAADCYMDIGLINDLAVGCAGDGSEFKSQYALFSHGAYVGAPPDPWAEQGQNWGLPALDPQKLSTDHFAFYRSLIRANMEDVGGLRIDHVMAIRRLWWCFESQGQQDGCYVYYPFEHLLAILKIESHLNQCVVIGEDLGVVPNEVREALAASAIYSNGLFYFEKDQDGEFLSAEHFSQHSLLMIANHDVPPFSGWWTGYDITVKQQYGLIDEAESYELIAARDIEKQRMLHFINRQSAKELSPDAQAQEVYEALATCLAKAPAQLFTIQIDDLDEQVLPVNIPGTDQEYPNWRRLLSRPTKHIIDSKASLLANLISIRKQ
- the glgB gene encoding 1,4-alpha-glucan branching protein GlgB gives rise to the protein MQSRVRQEHIEQPLIYQAQITALTAGCFKDPFSFLGPHKVNSESYEVRCFLPGAKTVSVVLDSLTVPAHRQGQSDLFVATIQTESAPEYKLDVNYEQGGEQKYDEYSFVSTLDEQAMYLFNEGSLEHAYKHFGAHFTDQQGVQGVRFVVWAPNAASVSVIGDFNYWQRSRHFMRFHPASGVWELFIPALKVDQCYKFAITTLSGEVLEKADPFAFKMQQAPGTASVLQCIKAEVHLDKHALANRAKRNSIDAPISIYEVHVGSWQRQNNNRYLTWRELADCLIPYSKELGFSHLQLMPISEYPFDGSWGYQPVGLFAPTSRYGSFEDFVYFVNQCHQANLGIILDWVPGHFPSDPHGLHCFDGTHLYEHADSRQGFHPDWNTYIYNYDRAEVRSFLIANAMYWLHEFGIDGLRVDAVASMLYLDYSREEGQWVANQYGGRENLGAIECLKQVNMRCYANNPGIMMVAEESTAWPGVTRQVDHDGLGFGYKWNMGWMNDSLHYMQRDPLYRAHHHHEMTFSMVYAYSENYILPLSHDEVVHGKRSLIEKMPGDDWQKFANLRAYYAFMWAHPGKKLLFMGAEIAQRNEWNHDQSLDWHLLEHISHRGVQQTIKELNELYRNTPALYEQDTSPAGFAWLDSNNAKQSIFSFIRYAKQADDFVIVISNFTPQVYHDFIVGVPKAGDYQVIFNTDKQDYFGSGVEVTGEVNQTISTQMTLSHGFKQSLSISLPGLATIYLKKVNHES